In Rattus rattus isolate New Zealand chromosome 9, Rrattus_CSIRO_v1, whole genome shotgun sequence, a genomic segment contains:
- the LOC116910498 gene encoding serine protease 29-like: MLGLLRLTLFFLGCSTAGSSASVPEDVLVGISGGHSAPQGKWPWQVSLRTYSYHLASWVHICGGSIIHPQWVLTAAHCICKRDADPSAFRIHAGDVYLYAGKELSRVSQVIVHQDFVQGVPGSDVALVRLEKPLDYSANIKPVKLFSGSLEVNSRYPCWVTGWGMVHMYGSLPPPYRLQQVQVKIVDNALCEQLYHNATRHHNQGHRFIQDDMLCAGSEGRGACYGDSGGPLVCRVAGSWNLVGVVSWGYGCALRGIPGVYTRVQSFLPWITQQMKRFS; the protein is encoded by the exons ATGTTGGGCCTGCTGCGTCTGACTCTCTTCTTTCTTGGATGCTCCACTGCTGGGAGCTCGG CATCTGTGCCTGAGGATGTGCTGGTGGGCATCTCGGGGGGTCATAGTGCCCCACAGGGGAAGTGGCCATGGCAGGTCAGCCTGAGGACCTACAGCTATCACCTGGCTTCCTGGGTGCACATCTGTGGGGGCTCCATcatccacccacagtgggttttGACGGCCGCCCACTGCATTTGTAA GAGGGATGCTGACCCATCGGCCTTCCGCATCCACGCTGGGGATGTGTACCTCTATGCGGGCAAGGAGCTGTCCAGGGTGAGCCAGGTCATCGTCCACCAGGACTTCGTGCAGGGTGTCCCCGGCTCGGATGTGGCTTTGGTTAGGCTGGAGAAGCCCCTCGACTATTCTGCTAACATCAAGCCGGTCAAGCTGTTCTCTGGGTCTCTGGAGGTCAACTCACGGTACCCATGCTGGGTGACTGGCTGGGGCATGGTccacatgtatg GGTCGCTGCCCCCTCCCTACCGCCTGCAGCAGGTTCAGGTGAAAATCGTGGATAATGCCCTCTGTGAACAGCTATACCATAATGCCACCAGGCACCACAACCAGGGCCACAGATTCATCCAAGATGACATGCTGTGTGCTGGCAGCGAGGGCCGTGGGGCCTGCTAT GGTGACTCAGGCGGCCCCCTGGTCTGCAGGGTAGCAGGTTCCTGGAACTTGGTAGGAGTGGTGAGCTGGGGCTATGGCTGTGCCCTGAGGGGCATCCCTGGGGTCTACACACGAGTGCAGTCCTTCCTGCCCTGGATCACGCAGCAGATGAAGAGGTTCTCCTGA